In Papaver somniferum cultivar HN1 chromosome 1, ASM357369v1, whole genome shotgun sequence, a genomic segment contains:
- the LOC113329026 gene encoding uncharacterized protein LOC113329026 isoform X1: MSKTNLFCIIILFSSIFTPNKSTLVLGSSSPPVNGNEEVVMRMVYDRPNPLHGFKHYNGGYNITNRDYWASVAFTGVHGYAMAGIWVLGGLGLGVSLILKNCCMTSRSSNIADHSNYYYIIPFFLLLLFTCLAIIGSGFTLAANKNFFGRTKKMEESILGAAGNAHRSIRKVSRAMNEMQRLLRPYNESAFSRLNWTSRKLQRESQNIQRIVVKNRHKIDLATQILQGATTGVISINMALTVFALVLLLLHWRPGLIMILVLCWILTVLCWVLTGFHFFLHTFVEDACSAFKEFEQNPNNNSLNSVLPCVSQAYADHIMVEIGSTIHKFISKLNTKVQGMSQILGLSDNESESPGAVLKVCNPFSGAPNFFYDPSNCSASAIPIGDIPNVLAKFTCHQNHSSKTGPASCKGDPTKFITEALYDMAWAYTQTVQGLINVFPDLHNLTECTFVKDTFSDVVLHQCRSLKMSIKLLWVSTLSVSTVMVVLLLVWVVKMFQDRGRSFSRCSLVPRSTTVSQ, translated from the exons ATGTCTAAAACAAATCTGTTTTGCATTATTATTCTTTTCTCATCAATTTTTACACCAAATAAATCTACTCTGGTGCTGGGTTCTTCATCCCCTCCTGTTAATGGCAATGAGGAGGTGGTGATGAGAATGGTTTACGATAGACCAAATCCTCTCCATGGTTTCAAACATTACAATGGAGGTTACAACATTACAAACAGAGATTACTGGGCT TCTGTTGCATTTACAGGAGTTCATGGATATGCAATGGCTGGAATTTGGGTTCTTGGGGGACTAGGACTTGGTGTTTCCTTGATTTTGAAGAATTGTTGCATGACAAGCAGATCTTCAAATATTGCAGATCATTCAAATTATTATTACATCATACCATTTTTCCTGCTCTTACTCTTCACATGTCTTGCCAT AATTGGTTCTGGTTTTACTCTGGCTGCAAACAAGAATTTCTTTGGAAGAACaaagaagatggaagaatcaatacTAGGAGCAGCCGGGAATGCGCATCGGTCAATCAGAAAGGTGTCGAGAGCTATGAATGAAATGCAACGCCTTTTACGTCCGTATAATGAATCAGCATTTTCTCGGTTGAACTGGACATCAAGAAAGCTTCAAAGGGAGTCACAAAACATTCAACGCATAGTTGTCAAGAATCGGcacaaaattgatcttgcaactcAAATTTT GCAGGGAGCAACAACCGGGGTCATAAGCATCAACATGGCACTTACTGTTTTTGCATTAG TTCTATTGTTGCTGCATTGGCGCCCTGGTCTCATCAT GATTCTTGTTCTTTGTTGGATTTTAACGGTCCTTTGTTGGGTTCTGACTGGATTTCATTTCTTCCTTCATAC TTTCGTGGAGGATGCTTGTTCAGCTTTCAAGGAATTTGAACAAAACCCGAATAACAACAGTTTGAACTCCGTATTACCTTGCGTATCTCAGGCCTACGCGGATCACATCATGGTAGAAATCGGTTCTACAATCCATAAATTCATTAGCAAG CTGAACACGAAAGTACAAGGCATGAGTCAAATTCTGGGATTAAGCGACAATGAAAGTGAATCACCTGGTGCAGTTTTGAAAGTATGCAACCCATTTTCAGGTGCACCAAACTTCTTCTACGATCCAAGTAATTGTTCAGCAAGCGCCATTCCTATCGGGGACATACCAAAT GTCCTGGCAAAATTCACTTGCCATCAAAACCACAGCTCGAAAACAGGACCAGCGTCATGTAAAGGTGATCCTACGAAATTCATCACCGAGGCATTATACGACATGGCATGGGCATATACACAAACTGTCCAAGGACTAATAAACGTTTTTCCGGATTTACACAACTTAACGGAATGTACATTCGTGAAAGATACATTCTCCGACGTAGTATTACACCAATGCAGATCCCTTAAGATGTCTATCAAATTGTTGTGGGTATCAACTCTATCAGTTTCGACCGTTATGGTGGTTTTGTTATTAGTATGGGTAGTCAAAATGTTTCAAGACAGAGGAAGGAGTTTCTCTAGGTGCTCCTTGGTACCTAGATCAACAACAGTCAGTCAGTAG
- the LOC113329026 gene encoding uncharacterized protein LOC113329026 isoform X2, translating into MSKTNLFCIIILFSSIFTPNKSTLVLGSSSPPVNGNEEVVMRMVYDRPNPLHGFKHYNGGYNITNRDYWASVAFTGVHGYAMAGIWVLGGLGLGVSLILKNCCMTSRSSNIADHSNYYYIIPFFLLLLFTCLAIIGSGFTLAANKNFFGRTKKMEESILGAAGNAHRSIRKVSRAMNEMQRLLRPYNESAFSRLNWTSRKLQRESQNIQRIVVKNRHKIDLATQILQGATTGVISINMALTVFALVLLLLHWRPGLIIFVEDACSAFKEFEQNPNNNSLNSVLPCVSQAYADHIMVEIGSTIHKFISKLNTKVQGMSQILGLSDNESESPGAVLKVCNPFSGAPNFFYDPSNCSASAIPIGDIPNVLAKFTCHQNHSSKTGPASCKGDPTKFITEALYDMAWAYTQTVQGLINVFPDLHNLTECTFVKDTFSDVVLHQCRSLKMSIKLLWVSTLSVSTVMVVLLLVWVVKMFQDRGRSFSRCSLVPRSTTVSQ; encoded by the exons ATGTCTAAAACAAATCTGTTTTGCATTATTATTCTTTTCTCATCAATTTTTACACCAAATAAATCTACTCTGGTGCTGGGTTCTTCATCCCCTCCTGTTAATGGCAATGAGGAGGTGGTGATGAGAATGGTTTACGATAGACCAAATCCTCTCCATGGTTTCAAACATTACAATGGAGGTTACAACATTACAAACAGAGATTACTGGGCT TCTGTTGCATTTACAGGAGTTCATGGATATGCAATGGCTGGAATTTGGGTTCTTGGGGGACTAGGACTTGGTGTTTCCTTGATTTTGAAGAATTGTTGCATGACAAGCAGATCTTCAAATATTGCAGATCATTCAAATTATTATTACATCATACCATTTTTCCTGCTCTTACTCTTCACATGTCTTGCCAT AATTGGTTCTGGTTTTACTCTGGCTGCAAACAAGAATTTCTTTGGAAGAACaaagaagatggaagaatcaatacTAGGAGCAGCCGGGAATGCGCATCGGTCAATCAGAAAGGTGTCGAGAGCTATGAATGAAATGCAACGCCTTTTACGTCCGTATAATGAATCAGCATTTTCTCGGTTGAACTGGACATCAAGAAAGCTTCAAAGGGAGTCACAAAACATTCAACGCATAGTTGTCAAGAATCGGcacaaaattgatcttgcaactcAAATTTT GCAGGGAGCAACAACCGGGGTCATAAGCATCAACATGGCACTTACTGTTTTTGCATTAG TTCTATTGTTGCTGCATTGGCGCCCTGGTCTCATCAT TTTCGTGGAGGATGCTTGTTCAGCTTTCAAGGAATTTGAACAAAACCCGAATAACAACAGTTTGAACTCCGTATTACCTTGCGTATCTCAGGCCTACGCGGATCACATCATGGTAGAAATCGGTTCTACAATCCATAAATTCATTAGCAAG CTGAACACGAAAGTACAAGGCATGAGTCAAATTCTGGGATTAAGCGACAATGAAAGTGAATCACCTGGTGCAGTTTTGAAAGTATGCAACCCATTTTCAGGTGCACCAAACTTCTTCTACGATCCAAGTAATTGTTCAGCAAGCGCCATTCCTATCGGGGACATACCAAAT GTCCTGGCAAAATTCACTTGCCATCAAAACCACAGCTCGAAAACAGGACCAGCGTCATGTAAAGGTGATCCTACGAAATTCATCACCGAGGCATTATACGACATGGCATGGGCATATACACAAACTGTCCAAGGACTAATAAACGTTTTTCCGGATTTACACAACTTAACGGAATGTACATTCGTGAAAGATACATTCTCCGACGTAGTATTACACCAATGCAGATCCCTTAAGATGTCTATCAAATTGTTGTGGGTATCAACTCTATCAGTTTCGACCGTTATGGTGGTTTTGTTATTAGTATGGGTAGTCAAAATGTTTCAAGACAGAGGAAGGAGTTTCTCTAGGTGCTCCTTGGTACCTAGATCAACAACAGTCAGTCAGTAG
- the LOC113286939 gene encoding uncharacterized protein LOC113286939 isoform X1, with translation MRARNKQRKHNKWSLHAIVWSLVGCVLILHLYSLVHHRDGVGEDGKVHFSPFPMIHELEEIEEELFPMPSARSKRNPRAEKRRPKRHTTLIEEFLDENSQIRHLFFPDQKSVIDPRIGTGNDSLYFYPGRIWLDTDGNPIQAHGGGILYVERTRTYYWYGENKDGPTYHAHDQAPARVDIVGVSCYSSKDLWTWKNEGIVLAGEETDLNHDLHKLNVLERPKVIYNDYTRKYVMWMHVDDANYTKASTGIAVSDYPTGPFEYLYSKRPHGFESRDMTIFKDDTGIAYIIYSSEDNSELHIGPLTDDYLDVTRVMRRILIGQHREAPALFKCQGTYYMITSGCTGWAPNEALAHAADSMMGPWETMGNPCLGGNKIFRQTTFFAQSTYVVPLAGFPGSYLFMADRWNPANLSNSRYIWLPLIVGGAVDEPLEYNFGFPLWDRVSIYWHKRWRLPDRWWAAQ, from the exons ATGAGGGCGAGGAACAAACAAAGGAAACATAACAAATGGTCATTACATGCAATAGTGTGGAGTCTTGTGGGATGCGTTCTAATTCTCCATCTTTACTCCCTTGTTCATCACAGGGATGGGGTGGGAGAAGACGGCAAGGTCCATTTCAGTCCATTCCCGATGATTCATGAACTTGAAGAGATAGAGGAGGAACTTTTTCCGATGCCGTCAGCAAGGAGCAAACGGAACCCACGTGCTGAAAAGCGGAGGCCAAAGCGACATACAACATTGATTGAGGAATTCCTTGATGAGAATTCACAAATACGACATTTATTTTTTCCGGATCAAAAATCTGTAATAGACCCAAGGATTGGAACAGGGAATGATAGCCTTTATTTCTATCCTGGGAGGATATGGTTGGACACCGATGGAAATCCTATTCAAGCTCACGGTGGAGGGATTTTGTACGTTGAGAGAACTAGAACATATTATTGGTATGGAGAAAATAAAGATGGTCCCACCTACCATGCTCATGATCAAGCGCCTGCACGG GTTGACATAGTTGGAGTCAGTTGTTACTCTTCCAAGGACTTGTGGACGTGGAAGAACGAGGGAATTGTGCTGGCAGGAGAAGAAACAGATCTGAACCATGATCTCCACAAACTCAACGTGCTAGAGAGACCCAAGGTGATATACAATGACTACACAAGAAAGTATGTAATGTGGATGCATGTTGATGATGCTAATTACACCAAAGCCTCCACTGGTATTGCAGTTAGCGACTACCCAACAGGCCCATTTGAATACCTCTACAGTAAACGACCTCACGGCTTCGAAAGCAGAGATATGACAATCTTCAAAGACGACACAGGCATTGCCTACATAATTTACTCTTCTGAAGATAACAGTGAACTTCACATCGGGCCACTCACAGATGATTATTTGGACGTCACCCGGGTAATGAGAAGGATTCTTATAGGGCAACACAGGGAAGCTCCTGCATTGTTCAAATGTCAAGGAACTTATTACATGATTACATCAGGTTGCACCGGATGGGCACCAAATGAAGCACTTGCACATGCAGCTGATTCCATGATGGGTCCATGGGAAACCATGGGAAACCCTTGTTTAGGGGGGAACAAGATCTTCAGACAAACAACATTCTTTGCTCAGAGCACATATGTAGTTCCTTTGGCAGGCTTTCCAGGTTCATATTTATTTATGGCTGACCGATGGAACCCAGCTAATCTAAGTAATTCAAGGTATATATGGCTACCCTTGATTGTTGGGGGAGCTGTCGATGAACCTCTCGAGTATAACTTTGGTTTCCCATTATGGGATAGAGTGTCAATATACTGGCATAAGCGTTGGCGCCTTCCTGATCGTTGGTGGGCTGCACAGTAA
- the LOC113286939 gene encoding uncharacterized protein LOC113286939 isoform X2: MIHELEEIEEELFPMPSARSKRNPRAEKRRPKRHTTLIEEFLDENSQIRHLFFPDQKSVIDPRIGTGNDSLYFYPGRIWLDTDGNPIQAHGGGILYVERTRTYYWYGENKDGPTYHAHDQAPARVDIVGVSCYSSKDLWTWKNEGIVLAGEETDLNHDLHKLNVLERPKVIYNDYTRKYVMWMHVDDANYTKASTGIAVSDYPTGPFEYLYSKRPHGFESRDMTIFKDDTGIAYIIYSSEDNSELHIGPLTDDYLDVTRVMRRILIGQHREAPALFKCQGTYYMITSGCTGWAPNEALAHAADSMMGPWETMGNPCLGGNKIFRQTTFFAQSTYVVPLAGFPGSYLFMADRWNPANLSNSRYIWLPLIVGGAVDEPLEYNFGFPLWDRVSIYWHKRWRLPDRWWAAQ; the protein is encoded by the exons ATGATTCATGAACTTGAAGAGATAGAGGAGGAACTTTTTCCGATGCCGTCAGCAAGGAGCAAACGGAACCCACGTGCTGAAAAGCGGAGGCCAAAGCGACATACAACATTGATTGAGGAATTCCTTGATGAGAATTCACAAATACGACATTTATTTTTTCCGGATCAAAAATCTGTAATAGACCCAAGGATTGGAACAGGGAATGATAGCCTTTATTTCTATCCTGGGAGGATATGGTTGGACACCGATGGAAATCCTATTCAAGCTCACGGTGGAGGGATTTTGTACGTTGAGAGAACTAGAACATATTATTGGTATGGAGAAAATAAAGATGGTCCCACCTACCATGCTCATGATCAAGCGCCTGCACGG GTTGACATAGTTGGAGTCAGTTGTTACTCTTCCAAGGACTTGTGGACGTGGAAGAACGAGGGAATTGTGCTGGCAGGAGAAGAAACAGATCTGAACCATGATCTCCACAAACTCAACGTGCTAGAGAGACCCAAGGTGATATACAATGACTACACAAGAAAGTATGTAATGTGGATGCATGTTGATGATGCTAATTACACCAAAGCCTCCACTGGTATTGCAGTTAGCGACTACCCAACAGGCCCATTTGAATACCTCTACAGTAAACGACCTCACGGCTTCGAAAGCAGAGATATGACAATCTTCAAAGACGACACAGGCATTGCCTACATAATTTACTCTTCTGAAGATAACAGTGAACTTCACATCGGGCCACTCACAGATGATTATTTGGACGTCACCCGGGTAATGAGAAGGATTCTTATAGGGCAACACAGGGAAGCTCCTGCATTGTTCAAATGTCAAGGAACTTATTACATGATTACATCAGGTTGCACCGGATGGGCACCAAATGAAGCACTTGCACATGCAGCTGATTCCATGATGGGTCCATGGGAAACCATGGGAAACCCTTGTTTAGGGGGGAACAAGATCTTCAGACAAACAACATTCTTTGCTCAGAGCACATATGTAGTTCCTTTGGCAGGCTTTCCAGGTTCATATTTATTTATGGCTGACCGATGGAACCCAGCTAATCTAAGTAATTCAAGGTATATATGGCTACCCTTGATTGTTGGGGGAGCTGTCGATGAACCTCTCGAGTATAACTTTGGTTTCCCATTATGGGATAGAGTGTCAATATACTGGCATAAGCGTTGGCGCCTTCCTGATCGTTGGTGGGCTGCACAGTAA